Below is a window of Candidatus Equadaptatus faecalis DNA.
TCCTCGTCGAAGACCTGGGTCATCCCAACCTTGCGGCCCAGTATCCCCATACTCATGTGTTTCAGCTCCTTTATTCTCGGATCTTACTACAGTTTAATCTGGATATCCACTCCTGAGGGCAGGTTAAGCTCCATGAGTGTTTCCATTGTCTTCTGTGTAGGATCCACAATATCGATAAGACGCTTGTGCGTCCTGATCTCAAACTGTTCGCGCGCATCTTTGTCCGTATGCGGGGACGTCAGAGCGGAGAACTTTTCGATTTCGGTCGGGAGAGGTACAGGTCCCGACACTTTTGCACCGGTGCGTTTCGCCGTTTCGGCAATCTGAATTGCCGAAGCGTCGAGTACACGGTTGTCAAAAGCTTTGAGCTTAATACGAATTTTCTTTGTCAAAGTGCTCAACTCCTAAATCGAATTATTCGATAATT
It encodes the following:
- the rpsJ gene encoding 30S ribosomal protein S10, producing the protein MTKKIRIKLKAFDNRVLDASAIQIAETAKRTGAKVSGPVPLPTEIEKFSALTSPHTDKDAREQFEIRTHKRLIDIVDPTQKTMETLMELNLPSGVDIQIKL